The Pseudomonas azadiae genome includes a window with the following:
- a CDS encoding ATP-binding protein, translating to MKSIQRRLSLGLISVMVIVGVVLAQTSLWLFEAGLQRYLEAGLRNDAENLLVAMVRGPNGLQLDEQHVSPAYQRPFSGHYFRVDFADTHWRSRSLWDQELPRLPEVGIKGNLQLGPEGQQLLVLRSDYKRFGQLISISVAQDYTPVRESFRLMRQIGLVLGLAALLLVLVLQRVTVRRALRPLETARNQIAQLQQGQRSQLDEQVPLELEPLVAQINHLLAHTEDSLKRSRNALGNLGHALKTPLAVLLSVASSEQLKDRPALAKLLREHLEQVQQRLNRELNRARLAGETLPGALFDCEKELPSLLATLNMIHGEHLELSYHVDPGLQLPWDRADLLEMLGNLLDNACKWADAEVRLTLSETEHTYLLAVEDDGPGIPETQRDQVFSRGTRLDEQIDGHGLGLGIVRDIAEVWGGVLQLQDAELGGLKVLIELPKR from the coding sequence ATGAAGTCCATTCAACGACGCCTGAGCCTGGGCCTGATCAGCGTGATGGTGATCGTCGGCGTGGTGCTCGCGCAAACCAGTCTGTGGTTGTTCGAAGCCGGGCTGCAGCGCTACCTGGAAGCCGGGCTGCGTAACGACGCCGAAAACCTGCTGGTGGCCATGGTGCGCGGGCCCAACGGCTTGCAACTGGATGAGCAGCACGTCTCGCCGGCCTACCAGCGGCCGTTTTCCGGGCACTACTTTCGTGTCGATTTTGCCGATACCCACTGGCGCTCCCGCTCCCTGTGGGACCAGGAGTTGCCGCGGCTGCCCGAGGTCGGGATCAAGGGCAACCTGCAACTGGGGCCAGAGGGCCAGCAATTGCTGGTATTGCGCTCGGACTACAAGCGTTTCGGCCAGTTGATTTCCATCAGCGTGGCTCAGGACTACACGCCTGTACGCGAAAGCTTTCGCCTGATGCGCCAGATCGGTCTGGTGCTGGGGCTGGCGGCGCTGCTGCTGGTGCTGGTCCTGCAACGGGTCACCGTCCGCCGCGCCTTGCGCCCCCTGGAAACCGCGCGTAACCAGATCGCCCAACTGCAACAGGGTCAGCGCTCGCAGCTCGACGAGCAGGTGCCCCTTGAGCTGGAGCCCTTGGTGGCGCAGATCAACCACCTGCTGGCGCATACCGAAGACAGTCTCAAGCGCTCACGCAATGCGCTGGGCAACCTCGGACACGCCTTGAAAACCCCGCTGGCGGTGCTGTTGAGCGTGGCGTCCAGCGAGCAGCTCAAGGACCGGCCCGCGCTGGCCAAGCTGTTGCGCGAGCATCTGGAACAGGTGCAGCAACGCCTCAATCGCGAACTCAACCGCGCTCGCCTGGCTGGCGAAACCTTGCCGGGTGCGCTGTTCGACTGCGAAAAGGAACTGCCCAGCCTGTTGGCCACCCTGAATATGATCCACGGCGAACACTTGGAGCTGAGCTACCACGTCGACCCCGGCCTGCAACTGCCCTGGGACCGTGCAGACCTCTTGGAAATGCTCGGCAATTTGCTCGACAACGCCTGCAAATGGGCGGACGCCGAAGTGCGCCTGACCCTCTCCGAGACCGAGCACACCTACCTGCTGGCCGTGGAAGACGACGGCCCCGGCATCCCCGAAACCCAGCGTGATCAGGTCTTCAGTCGCGGTACACGCCTGGATGAACAGATCGATGGCCACGGCCTGGGATTGGGAATCGTGCGAGACATCGCCGAAGTGTGGGGCGGGGTGTTGCAGCTGCAGGATGCTGAACTGGGCGGCCTTAAAGTGCTGATCGAATTGCCCAAGCGTTAA
- a CDS encoding PepSY domain-containing protein gives MKVNLRAGSRVALVLLAFCSSLAARDLNQDEALALRQQGVILPLEQLLHQAMERYPGSRLLEAELEKKHGRYAYEVELVTTEGVVREIKLDASTGVLIKDEED, from the coding sequence ATGAAGGTAAATTTACGCGCCGGCAGTCGAGTCGCGCTGGTGCTCCTGGCATTTTGCTCCAGCCTGGCGGCCCGCGATCTCAATCAGGATGAAGCCCTGGCCTTGCGCCAGCAAGGAGTAATCCTGCCGCTGGAGCAACTGTTGCACCAGGCCATGGAACGTTATCCCGGTTCACGCCTGCTGGAAGCGGAGCTGGAAAAGAAGCACGGCCGATACGCTTATGAAGTGGAGCTGGTGACCACCGAAGGGGTGGTCCGCGAGATCAAGCTGGACGCCAGCACCGGTGTGCTGATCAAAGACGAGGAAGACTGA
- a CDS encoding N-acetylmuramoyl-L-alanine amidase produces the protein MNKIVLFLAVLMLAGCSTAPNNLSVKNGYAIDTTHSSPNQNERVRYLVLHYTVFDDKDSLDALTNGTASAHYLVYSTPPTHRALPVALQLVPEEKRAWHAGVSQWGNRTQLNDTSIGIEIVNAGFIDGPTGRLWFPYTDAQLALVKRLAADVIKRYAIEPQNVIGHSDIAPLRKSDPGPLFPWQAFAEQGIGAWPDAATVHKHLAGRPASQQVAVGTVQRALATYGYKIPQTGELDEETRQVIRAFQMHFRPAGISGIPDAETEAVALALVEKYYP, from the coding sequence ATGAACAAGATCGTCCTTTTCCTGGCCGTTCTGATGCTGGCAGGCTGCAGCACGGCCCCGAACAACCTGAGCGTAAAAAACGGCTACGCCATCGACACCACCCACAGCTCCCCGAACCAGAACGAACGGGTCCGCTATCTCGTTCTGCACTACACGGTCTTCGACGACAAGGACTCCCTCGACGCGCTGACCAACGGCACCGCCAGTGCTCACTACCTGGTCTACAGCACGCCGCCCACACACCGTGCGCTGCCGGTGGCGTTGCAATTGGTGCCGGAGGAAAAACGGGCCTGGCACGCCGGGGTCAGTCAATGGGGAAACCGCACCCAGCTCAATGACACGTCCATCGGCATCGAGATCGTCAATGCGGGCTTTATCGATGGTCCGACCGGACGCCTATGGTTCCCCTACACCGACGCGCAGCTGGCGTTGGTCAAGCGGCTCGCAGCGGACGTCATCAAGCGCTACGCCATCGAGCCGCAAAACGTCATCGGGCACAGCGACATTGCGCCCCTGCGTAAATCCGACCCCGGGCCGTTGTTCCCCTGGCAGGCGTTCGCCGAGCAGGGGATCGGCGCCTGGCCAGACGCGGCCACGGTGCACAAGCACCTGGCCGGGCGCCCGGCCTCTCAGCAGGTTGCCGTGGGCACTGTGCAACGCGCCCTGGCCACTTACGGCTACAAGATCCCGCAGACCGGCGAGTTGGACGAAGAAACCCGCCAGGTCATCCGGGCATTCCAGATGCATTTCCGCCCGGCGGGGATCTCGGGTATCCCCGACGCCGAGACCGAGGCCGTCGCATTGGCCTTGGTGGAGAAGTATTACCCCTGA
- a CDS encoding response regulator transcription factor — MRLLLVEDNVPLADELLAGLQRQGYAVDWLADGRDAAYQGRSEPYDLIILDLGLPGLPGLEVLAQWRAAGLAIPVLILTARDSWAERIEGLKAGADDYLSKPFHPEELHLRIQALLRRSHGQANQPTLQAAGLHLDEGRQCVLRDGAEIQLTAAEFRLLRYFMLHPQQILSKSHLAEHLYDGETERDSNVLEVHVNHLRRKLGRSVIETRRGQGYRFGASPA, encoded by the coding sequence ATGCGCCTGCTTCTGGTGGAAGACAATGTACCGTTGGCCGACGAACTGTTGGCCGGCCTGCAACGCCAGGGCTACGCCGTCGACTGGCTGGCCGATGGCCGTGATGCGGCGTACCAGGGGCGCAGCGAGCCCTATGACCTGATCATTCTCGACCTGGGATTGCCTGGCCTGCCCGGGCTTGAGGTGCTGGCGCAGTGGCGTGCCGCCGGGTTGGCGATTCCGGTGCTGATCCTCACCGCCCGCGATTCCTGGGCTGAGCGCATCGAAGGGCTCAAGGCCGGTGCCGATGATTACCTGAGCAAACCCTTTCACCCTGAAGAGCTTCACCTGCGCATCCAGGCGCTGTTGCGCCGTTCCCATGGCCAGGCCAACCAGCCCACCTTGCAGGCCGCCGGGTTGCATCTGGATGAAGGTCGCCAATGCGTGCTGCGCGACGGCGCGGAGATCCAGCTGACCGCCGCTGAATTCCGGCTGTTGCGCTATTTCATGCTGCACCCCCAACAGATCCTGTCGAAAAGCCACCTCGCCGAGCACCTGTACGACGGTGAGACCGAGCGCGATTCCAACGTGTTGGAGGTCCACGTCAACCACTTGCGCCGCAAGTTGGGACGCAGCGTGATCGAAACCCGGCGCGGCCAGGGTTACCGGTTTGGCGCCAGCCCTGCATGA
- a CDS encoding patatin-like phospholipase family protein — protein sequence MTAIHIKFPALTLKAGKRALARIRERGLTPADVGILPGAAGGPKALGIQGLDLALFGDWLPRAPRERSLIGASIGSWRFASACLPDPVQGLLDLGRLYNEQRFAKGVTMADVSRSCQRMLDDLLAGRDARVLDNPNYRLNILVVKSHGLLADDHRGRLGLGLSSVIADNLRGRARLSRHFERLIIHDPRQAPPVHPLKDFPSRFLGLELGNLRQALLASGSIPMVMQGVRDLPGAGAGTYRDGGLLDYHLDLPYQGDDIVLYPHFTDRIIPGWFDKGLPWRRSSQQGLQDVLLLAPSKDYLARLPYGKLPDRSDFKRFMGDDASRNRYWQTAMSESRRLGDEFLELADNGRLGERLQVL from the coding sequence ATGACAGCCATCCACATCAAGTTTCCCGCCCTGACTCTCAAGGCCGGCAAACGCGCATTGGCGCGCATTCGTGAGCGAGGCCTCACGCCGGCCGACGTCGGCATCCTGCCTGGCGCGGCCGGCGGCCCAAAGGCGCTGGGTATCCAGGGGCTGGACCTGGCGCTGTTCGGCGACTGGCTGCCCCGCGCTCCTCGGGAGCGGTCGTTGATCGGCGCCTCCATCGGTTCCTGGCGGTTTGCCAGTGCTTGCCTGCCCGACCCGGTGCAGGGCCTGCTGGACCTCGGCCGCCTGTATAACGAACAGCGCTTTGCCAAAGGCGTGACCATGGCCGACGTCAGCCGCAGCTGCCAGCGCATGCTCGACGACTTGCTGGCCGGACGGGACGCACGGGTGCTGGATAACCCGAACTATCGCCTCAACATCCTGGTGGTCAAGAGCCACGGCCTGCTTGCCGATGACCATCGTGGGCGCCTCGGGCTGGGCCTGTCGTCGGTAATTGCGGATAACCTGCGCGGCCGCGCACGGCTATCGCGGCACTTCGAACGGCTGATCATCCACGACCCGCGCCAGGCGCCGCCGGTGCATCCGTTGAAGGATTTCCCGTCGCGCTTCCTCGGCCTCGAACTGGGCAACCTGCGCCAGGCGCTGCTGGCGTCGGGTTCGATCCCCATGGTGATGCAAGGCGTACGCGACCTGCCGGGCGCGGGCGCCGGCACCTACCGCGACGGCGGCCTGCTGGACTATCACCTCGACCTGCCCTACCAAGGTGACGACATCGTGCTGTACCCGCACTTTACCGATCGGATCATTCCCGGCTGGTTCGATAAAGGCTTGCCGTGGCGACGCAGCAGCCAGCAGGGTCTGCAGGATGTGTTGCTGCTGGCGCCGTCCAAGGATTACCTGGCCCGCCTGCCTTACGGCAAACTGCCCGATCGCAGTGACTTCAAGCGTTTCATGGGCGATGACGCGAGCCGTAACCGGTACTGGCAAACGGCGATGAGCGAGAGTCGGCGGTTGGGTGATGAGTTTCTGGAACTGGCGGATAACGGCCGGTTGGGCGAGCGCTTGCAAGTACTCTGA
- a CDS encoding Na+/H+ antiporter family protein, with protein sequence MNAVIAAVGTMLVLSLSRVHVVIAIIVGALVGGLTGGLGIDATLTAFNGGLGGGATVALSYALLGAFAVAIAKSGLAHALADKALLLVDRQEASGGSHVKWLLIGLLWVVAIASQNILPIHIAFIPLLVPPLLYVLTKLQLDRRLIACVMTFGLITPYMFLPVGFGNIFLNQILLANVAKSGVDISQVNVTHAMSLPALGMVVGLLVAVFISYRKKRVYDLEKIERVEQVAVQYNPLTLLVAGLAIASAFIIQLWLDSMIIGALAGFLIFSVSGIVRWRDTDDLFTEGMKMMAMIGFIMIASSGFAEVLKATGDVRSLVETSAAFIGHNRGVGALLMLLVGLLVTMGIGSSFSTVPILAAIFVPLCVQLGFSPVAIVCIVGTAGALGDAGSPASDSTLGPTSGLNVDGQHHHIWDTVVPTFLHYNLPLLAFGWLAAMTL encoded by the coding sequence ATTAACGCAGTCATTGCTGCGGTCGGCACCATGCTGGTGCTCAGCCTGTCCCGCGTGCACGTGGTCATCGCCATCATCGTCGGCGCCCTGGTAGGCGGACTGACCGGTGGCCTGGGCATCGACGCTACGCTCACTGCCTTCAACGGCGGCTTGGGCGGAGGGGCGACCGTGGCCTTGTCCTACGCCTTGCTAGGCGCTTTCGCCGTGGCCATTGCCAAATCCGGCCTGGCTCACGCCCTGGCCGACAAGGCGTTGCTGCTGGTCGACCGCCAGGAAGCCAGCGGCGGCAGCCACGTCAAATGGCTGCTCATCGGCCTGCTGTGGGTGGTGGCGATTGCCTCGCAGAACATCCTGCCGATTCATATCGCCTTTATCCCGCTGTTGGTACCGCCGTTGCTTTACGTGCTGACCAAGCTGCAACTGGACCGCCGCCTGATCGCCTGCGTGATGACATTCGGCCTGATCACACCCTACATGTTCCTGCCGGTGGGCTTCGGTAACATCTTCCTCAACCAGATCCTGCTGGCCAACGTGGCCAAGAGCGGGGTGGATATCAGCCAGGTCAATGTCACCCACGCCATGAGCCTGCCGGCGCTGGGCATGGTGGTCGGCCTGCTGGTGGCGGTGTTTATCAGCTACCGCAAGAAGCGCGTCTACGACCTGGAGAAAATCGAGCGGGTTGAGCAGGTGGCGGTGCAGTACAACCCGCTGACCCTGCTGGTGGCCGGCCTGGCGATTGCTTCGGCGTTCATCATCCAATTGTGGCTGGACTCGATGATCATCGGCGCCCTGGCCGGGTTTCTGATTTTCTCGGTATCGGGCATCGTGCGCTGGCGCGACACCGACGATCTGTTCACCGAAGGCATGAAGATGATGGCGATGATCGGCTTCATCATGATCGCCTCCTCGGGTTTTGCCGAGGTGCTCAAGGCCACCGGCGACGTGCGCTCCTTGGTGGAAACCTCGGCGGCCTTCATCGGCCACAACCGTGGAGTCGGCGCGTTGCTGATGTTGCTGGTGGGGTTGCTGGTGACCATGGGCATCGGCTCGTCGTTTTCCACCGTGCCGATTCTCGCCGCGATTTTTGTGCCGCTGTGTGTGCAGTTGGGCTTCAGCCCGGTGGCCATCGTGTGCATCGTCGGCACCGCCGGTGCCTTGGGTGACGCCGGCTCACCCGCGTCGGACTCGACCCTCGGCCCGACCTCCGGCCTGAATGTCGACGGCCAGCACCACCATATCTGGGACACCGTGGTACCCACATTCCTGCACTACAACCTGCCGTTGCTGGCCTTTGGCTGGCTGGCGGCCATGACCCTTTGA
- a CDS encoding methyl-accepting chemotaxis protein, giving the protein MSLRQLSIQWKITLLAGLCLLGIVTLLVGLSLYRMEQSSQQVKASSMQMLDEAAQARIEAQGEVQALGIRRQFMDAYQYGHGFSRQVLFLREQAEKRFLDAFDTREDLTRQVKAALQANPDLLGLSLVFEANALDGKDELFADQAELGSNNKGRFALYWSQPTPGKLTSMALPESDMSDSRVGPSGEKANAWFTCPRATLKPCVIEPYFYMIDGQNVLMTSIVFPLMANGKVIASLSVDINLNSLQAVSQQASRKLYDGHTQVSILSPTGLLAGYSPDASKLSQRLDKVDTVNGAQLISALAGSTHIRSLRTDHQLKVLAPFTPIPDGKPWGVLLDVPEKVLIAPAEALKAQLDADNAKGTLLELGLGLLAAVVGLILVWLMARSVTRPILGVAHMLEDIASGEGDLTRRLAYDKQDELGQLAGWFNRFLDKLQPIIAEVKRSVQDARGTADQSAAIATQTSAGMEQQYRQVDQVATASHEMSATAQDVARSAAQAAQAARDADQSTRDGLTVIDRTTRNIGELAAEMCTAMTQVEGLAANSEKIGSVLEVIRGIAEQTNLLALNAAIEAARAGEAGRGFAVVADEVRNLARRTQESVEETRLVIEQLQSGTTDVVGAMGNSYRQAQGSVEQVGEAVTALRQIGAAVTVISDMNLQIASAAEEQSAVAEEINSNVATIRDVTESLSEQANESARVSQALNSLANQQQGLMDQFRV; this is encoded by the coding sequence ATGTCGCTCAGGCAGCTCTCCATTCAATGGAAAATCACCCTGCTGGCCGGCCTGTGCCTGCTGGGGATCGTGACCCTGCTGGTGGGTCTGTCGCTGTATCGCATGGAACAGAGCTCGCAGCAGGTCAAGGCGTCCAGCATGCAGATGCTCGATGAAGCCGCCCAGGCGCGCATCGAGGCCCAGGGCGAAGTGCAGGCGCTGGGCATCCGCCGCCAGTTCATGGACGCCTACCAGTACGGCCATGGTTTTTCACGCCAGGTGCTGTTCTTGCGCGAGCAGGCCGAAAAGCGTTTTCTCGACGCTTTCGATACCCGCGAAGACCTGACCCGCCAGGTCAAGGCCGCGTTGCAGGCCAACCCGGACTTGCTTGGCCTGTCCCTGGTGTTCGAGGCCAATGCACTGGACGGCAAGGATGAATTGTTCGCCGACCAGGCCGAGCTGGGCAGCAACAATAAGGGGCGCTTCGCCCTGTACTGGTCGCAACCGACGCCGGGCAAGCTGACCTCGATGGCCCTGCCGGAAAGCGACATGTCCGACAGCCGCGTCGGGCCCAGCGGTGAAAAGGCCAACGCCTGGTTCACGTGCCCGCGCGCCACGCTCAAGCCGTGCGTGATCGAACCTTACTTTTATATGATCGACGGGCAAAACGTGCTGATGACCAGCATCGTCTTCCCGTTGATGGCCAATGGCAAAGTCATCGCCTCGCTGTCGGTGGACATCAACCTCAATAGCCTGCAGGCCGTGAGCCAACAGGCCAGCCGCAAGCTGTACGACGGCCACACCCAGGTCAGCATACTCAGCCCCACCGGATTGCTCGCCGGCTACAGCCCGGACGCCAGCAAACTCAGCCAGCGCCTGGACAAGGTCGACACCGTCAACGGCGCGCAGTTGATCAGCGCCCTGGCCGGCAGTACACACATCCGCAGCCTGCGCACCGACCATCAACTCAAGGTGCTGGCACCGTTCACGCCGATCCCGGACGGCAAGCCGTGGGGCGTGTTGCTGGATGTGCCGGAGAAGGTCCTGATAGCGCCGGCTGAAGCCCTGAAAGCTCAACTGGATGCCGACAACGCCAAGGGCACCCTGCTGGAACTCGGCCTGGGCCTGCTCGCCGCAGTGGTCGGCCTGATCCTGGTGTGGCTGATGGCACGCAGCGTGACCCGGCCGATCCTGGGGGTGGCGCACATGCTCGAAGACATTGCCAGCGGCGAAGGCGACCTGACTCGCCGCCTGGCCTACGACAAGCAGGACGAACTGGGGCAACTGGCAGGCTGGTTCAACCGTTTCCTCGACAAACTGCAACCGATCATCGCTGAAGTTAAGCGCTCGGTGCAGGACGCCCGTGGCACCGCCGACCAATCCGCTGCGATTGCCACTCAAACCAGCGCCGGCATGGAACAGCAGTATCGCCAGGTCGATCAGGTAGCCACTGCGTCCCATGAAATGAGCGCGACCGCCCAGGACGTGGCACGCAGCGCCGCCCAGGCCGCCCAAGCCGCCCGCGATGCCGACCAGTCTACGCGTGACGGCCTGACGGTGATCGACCGCACCACCCGCAACATCGGGGAATTGGCGGCGGAAATGTGCACGGCCATGACCCAGGTCGAAGGCCTGGCCGCCAACAGCGAGAAAATCGGTTCGGTACTGGAAGTGATCCGCGGCATCGCCGAGCAGACCAACCTGCTGGCACTCAACGCTGCCATCGAAGCCGCCCGCGCCGGTGAGGCCGGCCGTGGCTTCGCCGTGGTGGCCGATGAAGTGCGCAACCTGGCACGGCGTACCCAGGAGTCGGTGGAAGAAACCCGCCTGGTCATCGAGCAATTGCAAAGCGGCACCACCGATGTCGTCGGCGCCATGGGCAACAGCTATCGCCAGGCCCAGGGCAGCGTCGAACAAGTGGGCGAGGCCGTGACCGCCCTGCGCCAGATTGGCGCCGCCGTCACAGTGATCAGCGACATGAACCTGCAAATCGCCAGCGCCGCCGAAGAGCAAAGCGCCGTGGCCGAAGAGATCAACAGCAACGTGGCGACCATTCGGGACGTGACCGAGTCGCTGTCCGAGCAGGCGAACGAATCGGCGCGGGTAAGCCAGGCGTTGAACAGCCTGGCGAACCAGCAGCAGGGGTTGATGGATCAGTTCCGCGTCTGA
- a CDS encoding methyl-accepting chemotaxis protein — translation MERQRHETDQVATAINQMSSAAQEVARSAQGASVAAQQTDAEGQAAKRVVDGSIAQIHALVGDIRSSGVSLDSLQQDVSSIVSVLSVIRSIAEQTNLLALNAAIEAARAGEAGRGFAVVADEVRALASRTQTSTQEIQGMIDRLQKGTEAAVEAMRRSSDAGDGTSAQANQAGASLDTMAQLIGTINSMNAQIASAAEEQTAVAEEINRSVHQIAVAVDSVADETQRGAQTSRSLADLGQRLGQLVGQFRI, via the coding sequence ATGGAACGCCAGCGCCACGAGACCGACCAGGTGGCCACCGCGATCAACCAGATGTCCTCCGCCGCACAGGAAGTGGCGCGTAGCGCCCAAGGTGCCTCGGTGGCCGCCCAGCAAACCGACGCCGAAGGCCAGGCCGCCAAGCGCGTGGTGGATGGCAGCATCGCGCAGATCCATGCGCTGGTGGGCGATATCCGCAGCAGCGGCGTGTCCCTCGACAGCCTGCAGCAGGACGTGTCGTCCATCGTCAGCGTGTTGAGCGTGATCCGCTCCATCGCCGAACAGACCAACTTGCTGGCGCTCAACGCCGCCATCGAGGCCGCGCGGGCAGGGGAGGCCGGGCGTGGGTTTGCCGTGGTTGCCGATGAAGTGCGCGCCCTGGCCAGCCGCACCCAGACCAGCACCCAGGAAATCCAGGGCATGATCGACCGCCTGCAAAAAGGCACCGAAGCCGCCGTGGAGGCCATGCGCCGTTCCAGCGATGCCGGCGACGGCACCTCGGCCCAGGCCAACCAGGCCGGGGCGTCCCTGGACACCATGGCCCAGTTGATCGGCACCATCAATTCGATGAACGCCCAGATCGCCAGCGCCGCTGAAGAGCAAACCGCCGTCGCCGAAGAAATCAACCGCAGCGTGCATCAGATCGCAGTGGCGGTGGACAGCGTGGCCGACGAGACCCAACGAGGCGCCCAGACGTCCCGCAGCCTGGCGGACCTGGGGCAGCGCCTGGGTCAGTTGGTGGGGCAGTTCAGGATTTGA
- a CDS encoding PepSY domain-containing protein: protein MKRLTALVAAGIIALTATQAGAVDPDKPLNVPATVTIVAFDQLEATALALHPGSRLLDTDLDEEYGRYLYQVELEDTQGIEWDIELDALTGQVLKNHQDT, encoded by the coding sequence ATGAAGCGCCTCACCGCTCTGGTCGCCGCCGGTATCATCGCCCTCACGGCAACCCAGGCCGGAGCCGTGGACCCCGACAAACCACTGAACGTGCCTGCCACTGTTACTATTGTCGCCTTTGACCAACTGGAGGCCACGGCCTTGGCCCTGCACCCCGGTTCGAGGCTGCTGGACACCGACCTGGACGAGGAGTACGGCAGGTACCTCTACCAGGTCGAATTGGAAGATACCCAGGGCATCGAATGGGACATTGAATTGGACGCGCTCACCGGGCAGGTTCTCAAGAATCATCAGGATACGTAA
- the trhP gene encoding prephenate-dependent tRNA uridine(34) hydroxylase TrhP, translated as MPSVIAPELLAPAGTLKNMRYAFAYGADAVYAGQPRYSLRVRNNEFDHANLALGIQEAHALGKRFYVVVNIAPHNAKLKTFLKDLAPVIAKGPDALIMSDPGLIMLVRRHFPQMPVHLSVQANTVNWASVEFWQQQGICRVILSRELSLEEIAEIREHVPAMELEVFVHGALCMAYSGRCLLSGYMNKRDANQGTCTNACRWKYQATPAVENATGDIVQAFQPEPTLGIGTPTGRVFLLQEANRPDEHMPAFEDEHGTYIMNAKDLRAVQHVERLTHMGVHSLKIEGRTKSHFYCARTTQVYRRAIDDAVAGRAFDRSLMTDLDSLAQRGYTEGFLRRHVHDEYQNYQHGSSVSERQQFVGELTGERRGTLAEVKVKNRFAVGDHLELMTPAGNFHFDLQMMHNRQGEATEVAPGDGHTVYVPVPAEMDVRFGLLMRDIR; from the coding sequence ATGCCCTCAGTGATTGCTCCCGAACTCCTCGCCCCCGCCGGCACCCTGAAAAACATGCGTTACGCCTTCGCCTACGGTGCCGATGCGGTCTACGCCGGCCAGCCGCGCTACAGCCTGCGGGTGCGCAACAACGAGTTCGACCACGCCAACCTGGCCCTTGGCATCCAGGAGGCCCATGCCCTGGGCAAGCGGTTCTACGTGGTGGTCAACATTGCGCCGCACAACGCCAAGCTGAAAACCTTCCTGAAGGACCTGGCCCCGGTGATCGCCAAGGGCCCGGACGCGCTGATCATGTCTGACCCGGGGTTGATCATGCTGGTGCGCCGCCATTTCCCGCAGATGCCGGTGCACTTGTCGGTGCAGGCCAATACGGTGAACTGGGCCAGCGTGGAGTTCTGGCAGCAACAGGGGATCTGCCGGGTGATCCTGTCGCGGGAACTGTCCCTGGAAGAGATCGCCGAGATCCGCGAGCACGTACCGGCCATGGAACTGGAAGTGTTTGTGCACGGTGCCTTGTGCATGGCCTATTCCGGGCGCTGCCTGCTCTCGGGCTATATGAACAAGCGCGACGCCAACCAGGGCACCTGTACCAACGCATGCCGCTGGAAGTACCAGGCCACCCCGGCAGTGGAAAATGCCACGGGCGATATTGTCCAGGCGTTCCAGCCGGAACCGACCCTGGGCATCGGCACGCCGACCGGGCGGGTGTTCCTGCTGCAGGAGGCCAACCGCCCCGATGAGCACATGCCCGCGTTCGAGGACGAGCACGGCACCTACATCATGAATGCCAAGGACTTGCGCGCAGTGCAGCATGTGGAACGCCTGACGCACATGGGCGTGCACTCGCTGAAGATCGAAGGCCGCACCAAATCCCACTTTTACTGCGCGCGCACCACCCAGGTGTATCGTCGGGCTATCGATGACGCCGTGGCCGGGCGCGCGTTCGACCGCAGCCTCATGACCGACCTCGACTCCCTGGCCCAGCGCGGCTACACCGAGGGTTTCCTGCGCCGCCACGTGCACGATGAATACCAGAACTACCAGCACGGCAGCTCGGTGTCGGAGCGCCAGCAGTTCGTCGGCGAACTGACCGGTGAACGTCGGGGCACGTTGGCCGAGGTCAAGGTGAAGAACCGCTTTGCCGTGGGCGATCACCTGGAACTGATGACCCCGGCCGGCAACTTTCACTTTGACCTGCAGATGATGCACAACCGCCAGGGCGAGGCGACCGAGGTGGCGCCGGGGGACGGGCACACGGTTTACGTGCCGGTACCGGCCGAGATGGACGTACGCTTCGGCTTGCTGATGCGTGATATCCGGTAG